GCATATACTTACAACATTGTATCCTTCACTTCTTAATTTTTCTTCCATCTCCTCAGCTTTTTCTCTTCCTCCGACGCCGCTGACTCTGGCGCAATCGTTACAGGCAATAATTGCTATCCTGTCACTTTTATCCAGCTGAGAAAGTATTTTATCCATAGGTAAAAGTCTTGATTTTATCATTGTTATTTCACCTCCCTTATAATGTTAGCTTGATTTTGAAGCTCATTTAGCTTTAAAGCAGCTCTTTCTCTTCTTTTCTTTTCAACCTCTTCCGGGTCAACAAATTTTAATGCACCTACGCTACAAAACTGTACGCAGGCAGGTTCCATACCATCTTTTGCCCTGTCGATACATAGGTCACATTTTCTCATTATCTTTGCAGATGCATCAATCCTAGGTATACCAAAAGGACAAACCAATAGGCAGCTTCCACAGCCTATACATTTACTCTTATCAACAAGTACAACACCATCTTCATTGATTGAAATTGCTTTGACCGGGCAAATCGCTACACACGGCGCATCAGCGCAGTGCATACACCTCATAGGAATATTGTAGATTCCCATCTGCTCAACATAAGCATTTGTTTCTCCTTCATGCCATCTTGCACATGCTCTTACACATTCTTCACAGCCTACACAAATATTAGGCTCAAATAATACTTTTTTTGACATTTAATTTACCCCCTTTGATTATTTATACGCTAAATTGTTCATATCTTTAAATAATTTTCCTGCCTGAAGTTTTCTCCTGCAGTCAGGGCAGATATGAGAATTTTCTTTAAAGGCATCATTATTGCCTTTTAATACCTCCTGATATACAACTCCAGGAAGAGGTTTAATGTATTTCTTACATATTTCGCAGCGTTCATAAGGTATATTACTGTAAAAAATTCTTTTTATAATATCTTCACCTGAAATAGCATTATGAAGATTTTCCGTCATAGTTAAAGCCCCTGTCGGGCAAAACTCGACACACATTCCGCATCTGGTACAAGCTGCATCCCATAATATATAGTCAAAATGGTCTTTGTATTCATCAATCTTTATAGCTTTACCTCCGCAGACAAATTTACAGGTGCCACAACCAATACATTTTGTAAAATCATATTCCACTTTACCCCTGTAATCTTTCGGTGCCTCAACAGATTCAAAGGGATAATTTACCGTGGCTCTTCCTTTTTTTAAAGCTGCCAAAACTGCTCCAAGTGTCTTTAACATTTTCACCCCTCTTTTCTATAACTTATTTGTTTACAATCTCCCCAAGCTTTTTCTTCCATATTTCTTTTGCCTTAACCACACCGTCTATTATAGCCCAAGGACTTGGCGGACAGCCAAGAACACTTACATCAACAGGAATTATCTCACTAACAGGTCCTGCTAAGGAATAACTGCCTTGATAAACATTGCCTGAGGCAGGACAGTTTCCTATCGTTAAGATAACCCTTGGTTCAGGAACCTGCTCAAGTATTCTTAAAACGGCTCCTTTGCATCTTTCAGTAACAGGTCCTGTGATTACGACGATATCAGCATGTTTGGGGCTTCCGGCTATTCTTACCCCAAACCTTGACAGGTCATATCTAGGACACAAAACTGTCGTAGCCACTTCAACATCGCAAGCATTACATGAGCCTGTGTTTATTCGATAAACCCAGGGAGAACCTGCTGCAAGATTTGCTAACTTCTCCTTAATAATACTCAATATACACACCTCCTTTAAAAACCTGCTAAAACAAGTATAAAGCTTAAAAGAGAAAGACTAAGAGGAACTGTCAAATAAAATCTTACAGCTTGATCAATCCTTCTTCTTCCCGTTACAGCAGCAACGAGTGTCCCACCGATGAAATACACAAGCCATGCTTTAATTGTAAAAGAAAGTACATTTATATAAACATTTCCAGTAATTGGTGAAGGTATAAACAATGCAACAATTACTGATGTTAATACCACTATTTTCATTGTATTTGCCAGATAAAAATATCCAAGATTTTTCCCTGAATATTCAACCATTGGTCCCCCTGCAATCTCCGTTTCAGCCTCTACCACATCAAACGGCGGCAATCCAAGATTCGCAGGTATTATCATCATTATTGCAAGGAAAGCAGGTATCATAACCCAATTGGTAATAAAAGCACCATGTGCCAATTGATATTTAACTATATCATCAAAGGAAAATGCAACGGTTGTATTTAAAGCTATTCCTGTTTTTAGAGCAACCGTAATAAAAACAATAATCAGGGATATATCATAAGAAAGCATCAAAGCAAGCTCTCTGGAAGCCCCAACGACTGAATAAGGCGACGATGAAGCAGAACCCCCAAGTATAACTCCTATCGCTGAAGCAGCAATTAAATAGAGCAATACTATAATTCCACCGGCTCCTGCTAAAGCCGCAGGCATACCGACAGGAATGAACATCATTGATGCAACAATTGCAGCAATCATAATAAAAGGTGCTAACTTGAAAAGCCAGTCTGTTGCTCCCTCTATTTCTAAGGTATTCTTTAGCATTAATTTGGCAAAATCTTTATACGGCTGCGATACCGGAGGACCAATCCTTCTTTGAATTTTTGCCATAATTTTCATATGAATCCCGTAAAACAATAAACCAACCAATGCTGTATACAGGAATCCGGGAAAAATCAGCACATTTAATAATTTAGTTAAGATTTCCATTAACATCCGAATCCCTCCTTCAATTTTCACCACTATTTAATAATTTGCCTATAGGTGAAAAAATCCTTTTAATAAATGACCATGCATTAAAGAATTCTTTCATTATATAAACTATACTGTCAAATATATTCACACCTGAAATCTGCATTTCACTATTTGTTATATTATTGTATTTTGCTTCATCTCCCCCAGCAAAAACCGGAACAGTTTTTCTTGGAATACCTCTTTTGGGTGTTATAGCGATAAAGAAAAGCGCAACTGCCCCCAACACCACAAGTACAAAGATAAGCCAGTTTGTTTTATAGGTTTCAAGTACCCCTGTTATACTGAATATGCTTTCAGAAACACCCTTAAGACCAACCTCAGCCATTCCGTCAGATATAGGTTTTAAAATAACCCCGGGTACCACGCCAAGTACAATATTAACAAGTGATAATATAAGCATTGTACACTGCATCAACCATCCAATTTCTTTTACATCCTGCAAATTTTCAGGTAATCTTCCAAAGAATATTGAATGAATAAATTTTAGCATATAAAGTATTGTGCCTGTACTGGCAATCATTGATATTACACCTATAACCACATAGTTGATATTATGCTCTGAAATAAGTGCTTGGTAAATCATCCATTTAGAGGCAAATCCAGAGAAAAGAGGTATACCTGCTGCTGAAAAAGCACCTATCACTACAGCTCCTGTCGTTACAGGCATTTTTTTCGCTAAA
This is a stretch of genomic DNA from Aceticella autotrophica. It encodes these proteins:
- a CDS encoding 4Fe-4S dicluster domain-containing protein, yielding MLKTLGAVLAALKKGRATVNYPFESVEAPKDYRGKVEYDFTKCIGCGTCKFVCGGKAIKIDEYKDHFDYILWDAACTRCGMCVEFCPTGALTMTENLHNAISGEDIIKRIFYSNIPYERCEICKKYIKPLPGVVYQEVLKGNNDAFKENSHICPDCRRKLQAGKLFKDMNNLAYK
- a CDS encoding respiratory chain complex I subunit 1 family protein, giving the protein MLMEILTKLLNVLIFPGFLYTALVGLLFYGIHMKIMAKIQRRIGPPVSQPYKDFAKLMLKNTLEIEGATDWLFKLAPFIMIAAIVASMMFIPVGMPAALAGAGGIIVLLYLIAASAIGVILGGSASSSPYSVVGASRELALMLSYDISLIIVFITVALKTGIALNTTVAFSFDDIVKYQLAHGAFITNWVMIPAFLAIMMIIPANLGLPPFDVVEAETEIAGGPMVEYSGKNLGYFYLANTMKIVVLTSVIVALFIPSPITGNVYINVLSFTIKAWLVYFIGGTLVAAVTGRRRIDQAVRFYLTVPLSLSLLSFILVLAGF
- a CDS encoding 4Fe-4S dicluster domain-containing protein, translating into MSKKVLFEPNICVGCEECVRACARWHEGETNAYVEQMGIYNIPMRCMHCADAPCVAICPVKAISINEDGVVLVDKSKCIGCGSCLLVCPFGIPRIDASAKIMRKCDLCIDRAKDGMEPACVQFCSVGALKFVDPEEVEKKRRERAALKLNELQNQANIIREVK
- a CDS encoding NADH-quinone oxidoreductase subunit B family protein produces the protein MSIIKEKLANLAAGSPWVYRINTGSCNACDVEVATTVLCPRYDLSRFGVRIAGSPKHADIVVITGPVTERCKGAVLRILEQVPEPRVILTIGNCPASGNVYQGSYSLAGPVSEIIPVDVSVLGCPPSPWAIIDGVVKAKEIWKKKLGEIVNK